tgaagttcaggtaagtaggcttcctcataagtcttctcacccccctctaattccctcttcttgctacccattcattcttaatttaggatttaaatttcagtttttactttgatgctttccctttcccccaaggtccttggctagatgcatgtattggctttgccccacTCTatctatggaaccatccttttattgcctttactttcagttatttactagcagctccagtgtcaagGAAGGCAATAAGGTTGATGGGTTTGGCATAAGGTTCAGGAAACATTTGGACAGAAACATGAGGAAGGGTAATTGGATGActttgaagaagagaagtaggGGTACTAGGCCGAGTAGGGGGAAGAAGAGGGAGTacttggtagaggggatcatATTCCTCAGACTCGGAAAGaaaagactctgggtctgagtctgaaTCAGGGAAATCTATTGCAAAAAGAGAGAGGTCTGTAGAAGTTTCATCAAGAGAATATAAAGACTCAAGGTCAGCATCTTGTAGCTCTTCGTTGTGAAGAGAAGATAACATGTGCAAAACCTTGTCTTTCTTTCAAGACCGAGggcaattttttgtaaaatggccATTTTTTGCAAAATGGCCATTTTTTCCACAAACATAACAAGCAGAGAACCTGTTTTTTCCTCTAATTTGCTTTTTTCGGAGGAATCGTCATGTTTTCTCTGGAGACTGAAAAGAGAACTTCTTCCTTTTAAAATGGGGTTTCCTTTTGtggggaaaaagagaaaactgTCGGTGATGAGAAGGCTTCTTGGTAGAACAGTCACATGATTTGTCACCTTTGCACTTGATTTTGAGATAAGAGGTACCACAAGCAAAGGAGACCTTATCAGAACAATCTTGCAAATCCTTCCAGACTTTTTTGATATTGCAAAGCTTATCAAGGGCAGTAAGAGCATAGCTATATATAGAACCAATAGTACAGGAGGCTAATGGAATATTCTGGTTCTTCAGAAACTACTTTGTATCTACGCCAAGAGGCTGTGGTAAAGAGTTCAAAAAGACTTGCTTTAGATTCTCATCATCTATACCACCAATTTTATGAAATCTGTTAGTCATTCTGGAGAaatgtttgtcaagatctgaatgaagaagagaacaacacttcatcTGGAGAAATTCATCACGGGCCTTTGAAATATCATTTGAAACAGGGCCAAGaaactcttgatagagagtggtaacAAACTGGCTCTCAGTAAGTTGTATAATTTGCAGTTGTCTGTAAGGACCAAGAGCTAAATATCATTCCCTAAGCTTGCCTTGGAGTCTTGAAACAAATTTGGACAAGACAGTGACAGATGAAGCTCCTTCATGAAGTAATTCTGCATTAATCCATGCATGAAAATCAACGATTCGAGATGCCCATTTGGAAACGGGAATATCATCCAGGGTGAAAAATTATTTGGGGTCCTGGTTTGATATGGGGTAAAAGGTGTAGGAGGGACAGGAGGGTTTCTGGGAGTATCAGGATTTTGTATTTCaggatcatcatccatttctGAAACATGAAGTGCAGCAGGTTGGggtccttcattcatgaaagaaggagggGGGGCTGGATCGGAGATAGAAAGGGTTGTAAGATACTCAGAGAGAGGGTTTTCTGAGGGGGAAATGATGGTATGGATTGATTTTGGTGGTGTAGTAGTTACGGGGGTAGAGGTAGTAGTGGCCAAAGGATTAGGAGGTGCAGGGGCAGGATAGGAGACTGGCATAGGATAAGGGGTAAATGGGGGAGGTTCTGGTAGGGCATCTGCATATTCATCTTCATAGTCACTAAGATCCATAAGTGCAGTAGTAGATGTCCATGCTGGGGGTAGTCTACTGCGGGCACGTCCTCTGGCTACTCGTGTTCTTTTGGGAAGAGCACACTGTTGACGTTGAAGTTCTTTCAATTCTTCAGTAGGAAAAGTCCTTGAAAAAGAAACAACAGGAGGCGTCGGAGAGGCATACAAAGCAAAAGGATCTTGTGGGATGAAGCTTGGAACTGTAACTGGAAGTGGTTGCTGTTGCCGATGAGAAGAGGCAAAAGAGGGAGCACGAGGTTGTTGTTGCTGCATTTGATGAAGCTGTGCTTCAAGGTACCTGAGGTGCTTCTCTTTTTGGCCAATAAGGGCGAAAGCTGTAGTGGTATCAACAACACTAGAAGTAATTCCGGCAAGTTCAAGATGGACTTGGTCAATTTCTCATTGgagagattgaagaagatgatcatgatggGACAAAGTACTATGGGTCAATTGAGTTTGAGCTAATATTCTTTCAAGGTACTTGTTTTGAACCGTAGCATTTTCTGCCTGCCAATTCAAAGTTGCTTCAGCAGGAGAGATGGGTTTAGAACATCCTATAGCTTGGACTGATGGTTTAAATTTCCAAACTTGACAAATACTATGAACATCTAAACTAGAATCATGAAGTCCGGGAAATgatttaagaggagaagaagagaaagaaccTGGAGTATACATACAACAAGGAGGAATGACTGGAGGAGGGAAATCTGGTTTTGGAGGAGGTTTACatgaagagaaagaagttggaGGAGAAGTCTTGGGGGTACCATACTTAACAAAGAAAGGGTATTTGGATTCAGTGCTTAGGAGTCCAACAAAAGGATCACTTGCCTCATATCGTTCTTGTAATTGGTGCTGAGAAGACTTTTATCTAGCAGAACGTCAAGAGGGAGGGAAATCATCATCAGAATCAAGAAGACAATCATTACAGTCATAGAGGTCAAAGTATTTGTGACCAGTAACTGGATCTTGAAAGAAATAAATCGGATCACCcttagaatcaaaagatttaatGGGTATCTTTTCTTGAATCATTCCAAAAGAGGTTGGAAAGGGAGAAGGACGAGGTCTTGGAGCAGGAAAATGGATTTCAACTTCTCCACCAGGATGAGTGATATATTCAGGATTCGTAGACTGGACTGGTGCAGGAAGAACTTGTGGCTGAGCTGCGGAGACCTGTTGTTCATAAGCTATgacccaagaagagggaaggagccGAAGAAGTTCGTCATTAGAAATTTGTCTAGGGACATAGGTACAGCAAGGGACCTGATTAGAGTCCATTGTAATGAACAACGCATCTTCAGAATGACCGGTGAGGAGATCAAATGCATGATTCTACAAACGATAAGCCATCTGATAGTGCAAAGTGGTAGCCTTAGTAATAGCATTTTGGGGAACACCAGTAATGTGAATTTGGAATTTAAGGGCAGTGGAAAGAAGAGGGTCAGACAAGGGGATATTAAAGTTGGGATACAGTGTTAAAAACACTATTCCTGCGTTCAAAGTGGTCTGAACGGTGGCAATCATGGCGTGTTGATACCGTAAGAATCGACTATCAAGTAGAGCGACTCTAGACACCACGGGAAGGCCTTTTCTTCCATGAAAAGAAAGAGCAAACTTGATGGCTCCGAGATGGAGATGAGTATAACCTTGTTGGATCCATTGAGGGATGAGATCCAAAGGTATCTCAAGAGTAAAAAGCTGCTCTTTATCAGTAGCAGGGACCTGAAGTTGATCAAAGCGAGAAGCTTGTACCAACTCCTTTAAAGGAGGAGTCTTTTTAGGTCAGAGAAGAGCAGTCCACTTGGTCAGGGTAGGTGTTTTAGGAAAGACAGTATATGGGTTAAGAAGAGGAGTAGGGGTAGCAGGGATGACTTGATCATCAGGGACATAAGAATGTTCATAAAGATAATATAAAGAGGAAGACGAAGAgcgggaagaagaagaacgtcgtggagaagaaaatagggaagaagaaggggaaggggaagccATTAAAGCAAAAGAAAGTTGACAGTGGTTTTGGgcaaaaaccagatctgaaccatcacCACCTGCTGGAGAAACTGGAGTAGTTAAAGACACAGCTAGTCAAGGCCGATCAAGAACCCCCTGATTACGGTACCTTACTGTAAAGCAACCCGAGCCAAACAGGGCACTGAACGGCATCCTTAGCCTGAAAGCCCACAACActcaagggtctttttctgCCAGTAGGAACCAGAAGCagggattacttgcaaaagggcgtggcctagactgTGTCTTTAGCTACAGCAGGTTCAATCCACAAGAGTGATGGCTAGAAAGGTGTTTAGCCGGAGAAGGAAGgacatggctctgataccatttctgagagagagaggctgATTTTCACACCTAAGGATTCGATGATCCATCTTCATTATCATTGAGcccttttatagggaaaggTGTACGTGACATTGGATTACATGACATTGGATTCCATGTGGTTACCGACACATAAAAGCAAATAGTACAAAGACTTATTACAACTCATTATTACAACAACACACTTTACTTTTTGATAAAGCACACACCTTACGAGAAGATAATTCTAGTCTGTATCCAAGCTGTCAGTGCTGCTGGCTGGATAAAAGGTAGAATGATCAATAAGCCAGTCGTTGTGAGCATCAAAGAGGCGCTCGATTTGAGGATCAGTAAGGTGACCGGATTGATGGAGATCCCAAGCCTTAACTAAATGGTCAAAGAGTGGAGACGGGATTTGTTGTGGTAGAGTGTCATTGACTCGACACATAGTGGAAAGAAATCTTCTCCATTCGTCCCGATGGCCGAAACGAGTGCGGTATGGATCATATGGTTTGATGCCATAGATATGGAAATCAGACACATATTGAATGTGATGACAGGGTTAGTGATTTGGATCAAAGGTTTGATGGATGACAGGGGGTCAGTGAAAGACAATTATGATATGGGGAATATTCAGGTATGGGTCATCAGAGGCGGGGAGATAACCAGTCAAGAGATTAAGCCATTGTTCTGGTGGGGCAAACAATTGGAGAAACTATAGGATAGGATTAACTGGTTGGTGGTAGTTGTAAAGAGGATGATGGGGGTGAAGAGGATCTGTCCATCGACCTAAAAACCAATGAAGAGTAAGAAGGGGAAAATTAAGGGCGATGGTGTGGGTAGAACAGAGGTGCCAGAATATGCACTTGTAGATGAGAGGAAATTCTGAGATTTCGGTAGGGGAAGTAAAGGTAAACATTGTTAGGAAAGGGTAGTCAGGATGAAAACAAAGTCTGGAGATGGGGAGTCCTTGTCTTCGAAGAGAAACTTCGAGAAGTCTGAGGGCTGTAGACTTGCTATATGAAAGGACTATTCTCAAGGTGAGGTTTTGAAGGATTTCAGGGGGAAGAGTTGGAGGAAGAGAACAGCAAAGGTTATGTCCTGGTGGTGGTGGAGACTGGGAGGTGGAGGCTCCAGGGGTTATGGGGAAAAGTAAAGGGATAATGGCAAAGGTTGAGGTTGGTTGGGAGAGGAAatctgccaaaacattttcttttcctttaatgtGTTTAACATCAAAAGACCATTGGGAGAACCACTGAGCCCATCGGAGAAGTTGTGCCTGAGGGAGATGCTTTTGGAAAAATTCAAGCATCCATGGGAAACTAGACATGTCGAGTTCGACTAGGAACTGATGGCCAATTAAATGGAATTGGAACTTCTCTATGCCTCTTTTGACTGCTAGAATTTCTTTAAATGTAGATTGATAATGAGTTTCAGAGGGCTTGAAGGATCCACTTTTGTATCTGTAAATAGTTCTTGTAGCTATAGAAGGTTGTTTTTCAAGaagaactgcaccccagtgaTTGTCACTGGCATCTGTTTGTAACATTCTTTTCCCAGTAGAGGGAATTTGAAGTGTGGGGAGGTGCTCAGAGAGTTTCTTTAAAGCCTGTATAGCTGTTGTGTGAGCAGCAGACCATGGAGGGGCATTCTTACGCAAAAGTTGATGTAGCAACGAAGTATGAATGATCTATTGTggaagaaactctgtcataTAGTTGACGATCCTAAGAAATTGTTGAACTTGATTTTTTGGTGAGAGGACCATCTGAAAATAGCTGCAAAGAAGTTGCAATATGtggttgcagatgatattgtccTTTGGAGATAGTAACACCGAGAAAATCAATAGAAGGGATGCCAATTTGTATCTTCTTTGGAGAGAGCATAAGACCATATTGTTGAACAAGCTGATGAAAATGCTGGAGAAGCTGAAGATGGGCTGCTTCTGtgttggagaagagaagaatatcatcaatatatataagcGCATGGTCTTGGATGGGAGCAAAGATCTTCATCATGGCTCTCTGGAAGATAGAGGGGGttgttttgagaccaaaaggcatgaTTGTTCATTGCATATGGTAGCCTGGAATGcaaaaagctgtctttggtcgGTCTTCAGGAACaattccaagttgccaaaaacctgctttgaggtcaaacttggagaacACAATAGCGTGGGCTAGCTGGAGAAGTAAAGCCGGACGAGTTGGGAGAGGAAACATTTCATTAGCCAAAAAGTGATTTAAAGGCCGATAATTAATCACCAGTCTCAGCTTTCCACGTAGTTGTTCTGGTCTTTTGTTCACATAAAATGCCTGGCATGCCCATGGAGAGAAAGTGGGTTCCAGAAGTCCTTGAGTCTGAAGTTGTTGAATCTCTTGAATAGCCAAGGAAAGATGTTCCGGATTGAGGCCTGGATGGCTGGCTTTTGTCGAattaacatcttcatttttcttgaaggGAAGTGTAATGCAGAAGTCAGGGTTCTGCCATAAAGGATGAGAATATTTTGTATGAAATTCCGAATGAGAGTCTGCACAAGATGTGGAGAGGATATGTgcctctggtcaagtagggaagctcatgtTATTTATGGTGTATCCCTCAGGTtaagtagagaaatctacttgtgtgcctctctctggctttgtcccctttatttgcacttttatttacttttcagtactttttattttagcacttttactttcagttatctGCTTTTTAACTGtatggtttgagtatttaaattcctagatgacaaatggttaggttgttcaatttttattgcaatttcaattccaatttccctagatgtgttggttaggatgcttttagatgcatttgtgttaggacggtagtcagaagtagatcaccataatcaatcgttacattTTTACATTACTAAAATatgctaaaaataaagtggctgctgtagagccctgctctttaaatccgatttattgatcggttggttCGGGTTCTGAATTGGAATGGGTTGATGCCGGTGCCTTATGGTACATGACtgcaagggtgacgtcaaatgctgGGTGGCCGGATAGGATTGAGCCGGTACCCGAGATGATCTGCATGCCTAAGttgtgcccttgcacatatcacaaggccatgtatgaatagggAAGGCACGTTATTGtatttgaatgataggaacttAGTCCACAACTCGTGGTGAGAGTAAAGTACATGTTAAGGTTCCGTTTTCTTCCAAAATACAACAAGGTTGACTTGTTTTGGCCacctggtgggtgtcactggtaggtgtaagatccaccagtgtgacccacctattggGGTATTGTGGATCCCAGCATGCCCAACTGGGATGAACACGTGTATTTTGACCTCCTCATCGTAATAAGATCTTGTATGCCCGGTGGTGTCAGCTACTTCGCCCAAAAACataatttaatatgttttggtccataaataggcaaaaccaaacaagctttacaagatatttatgaaccaaGGTATAACTAGCACTtaaacccttctctctctcccatttataactttagcaaagttggtgaggggagtaaagaagagggataaaagaggaagaagtagagaaggaagaggaaagggCCTTTCCCCTTGGACTCCGAAGCCGCACCTTACCTTTCCTCCACCGGTATTGTCATTGGTGCCATGAGACCTACATTTTAAGctaagtaacaccataaacccttgagatatgatgaaaccctctttgtgTATGGTTGAATCTAGAAGGTAATGGAACCCTTGCATGATTTTCTTAAAGGATTTGAGAAGGGAAACAAGGATTGGAGggttattgaagtggcatttgagtttgggaaaagaaatcccaagatttgggggttttttcaagctaaggtatgatttcttccccaaatcttgttaatggcttagatccatggaacaatcaagtagatgagcCTTAGGAAGTGtggaaatgaagtgggaaccaccctATTGATTTTCCAAGAggtggaataaagaagagaaaggaaacaaCAAAACCCGAGGAAAATCGAAGGGTAAGATGGTGGATGCCTGACCCAccggtgtgacctaccaatcACGCTTGTCTTCTCTGGGTTAACCGGCCGGTAAGATCGACGAGTGCCTGACCCATCGGTGTGACCTACTAGTCTCCCCAGTGCTTTTGGTTCTATCGGTGGGTATGACCGACGGGTGCTAGACCTATCAATATGACCCGCCAGTCCAGACAGATttcacaggtgggtcctcctacccacttgtatgacccacctgtagcccaaatgagatCCAATGGAACTCGAACTCATCGACAACCTTCGTCACACTATTATACACATCGTGACCATATCCTATGTCATTTATAGTCCCGATTTGGATGTATTTCTAAACCATTTATCTatgctaggtttcgagaaactcatcttctcactctggATTGTATCTGTACCACAAGTGCTGATTCTTCTACaaaaataagtaagtggggagaggactttgatcttaatttgtggagtgtttttggcatcctatgcattcatagactatattgacattccgattgccatttccatgcatatgattgatgtataaatgatgcatttagaactaaaCATATTGTATCCTAATTTCTATATGCATGATTAC
This Macadamia integrifolia cultivar HAES 741 chromosome 10, SCU_Mint_v3, whole genome shotgun sequence DNA region includes the following protein-coding sequences:
- the LOC122092263 gene encoding extensin-2-like — translated: MDSNQVPCCTYVPRQISNDELLRLLPSSWVIAYEQQVSAAQPQVLPAPVQSTNPEYITHPGGEVEIHFPAPRPRPSPFPTSFGMIQEKIPIKSFDSKGDPIYFFQDPVTGHKYFDLYDSFALIGQKEKHLRYLEAQLHQMQQQQPRAPSFASSHRQQQPLPVTVPSFIPQDPFALYASPTPPVVSFSRTFPTEELKELQRQQCALPKRTRVARGRARSRLPPAWTSTTALMDLSDYEDEYADALPEPPPFTPYPMPVSYPAPAPPNPLATTTSTPVTTTPPKSIHTIISPSENPLSEYLTTLSISDPAPPPSFMNEGPQPAALHVSEMDDDPEIQNPDTPRNPPVPPTPFTPYQTRTPNNFSPWMIFPFPNGHLESLIFMHGLMQNYFMKELHLSLSCPNLFQDSKASLGNDI